A genomic window from Providencia alcalifaciens includes:
- a CDS encoding FGGY-family carbohydrate kinase: MNSPTQSKNDDVVIGIDVGTGSARAGIFDLHGNMLASAKHDITLYRDGANFAEQSSNEIWNAVCYCVKHAMTDANIDAKRVAGIGFDATCSLVVLDENQQPISVSPSEDPERNIIVWMDHRATEQAERINSLKHPVLNYVGGKISPEMETPKILWLKENRRQTYDNAWQFFDLADFLTWKSTGSLARSTCTVTCKWTYLAHEKRWDADYFRQIGLAELADENFARIGQEIVEPGTPNGSGLTAQAAEQMGLLVGTPVAAGMIDAHAGGIGTVGVNGDATANMAYVFGTSSCTMTTTQEPVFIPGVWGPYYSAMVPGMWLNEGGQSAAGAAIDQLLSLHPMAAQAKVMAKEQGKSLPVMLADKVLEKSGTPSQAVELAKGIHIVPEFLGNRAPFADPHAKAIIAGLTMDNSFDNLLAFYTAGVCSIGYGLRQIIDAQAQSGAVIQNIAISGGAGQHPLIRQLLADTCGVPVISTQADEPVLLGSAILGAVAGGVCENVAQAMAQFANIDLTYQPNEQFKLHHQTRFTSFQHLQQCARELKG, encoded by the coding sequence ATGAACAGCCCTACGCAAAGTAAAAATGACGACGTCGTCATTGGTATTGATGTCGGCACAGGCAGCGCGCGTGCAGGTATTTTTGATCTGCATGGCAACATGCTTGCGTCAGCTAAACACGATATTACGCTCTACCGTGATGGTGCCAACTTCGCAGAGCAATCAAGTAACGAAATTTGGAATGCCGTTTGTTATTGTGTGAAACATGCAATGACAGATGCCAATATTGATGCAAAGCGCGTCGCAGGAATTGGTTTTGATGCGACCTGCTCTCTGGTTGTTTTAGACGAAAACCAGCAACCTATTTCTGTCAGCCCGAGTGAAGATCCTGAACGCAATATTATTGTTTGGATGGATCACCGCGCCACAGAACAAGCTGAGCGCATCAATAGCCTAAAACACCCAGTATTGAATTATGTTGGGGGTAAAATTTCCCCTGAAATGGAAACCCCAAAAATTCTTTGGCTGAAAGAAAATCGCCGCCAAACTTATGATAATGCGTGGCAATTTTTTGATTTGGCAGATTTCCTAACGTGGAAATCAACGGGTTCTTTAGCGCGTTCTACATGCACAGTAACCTGCAAGTGGACTTACTTAGCCCATGAAAAACGCTGGGATGCTGACTATTTTCGCCAAATTGGTCTCGCTGAATTAGCAGACGAAAATTTTGCTCGCATTGGTCAGGAAATTGTCGAGCCTGGCACACCAAACGGAAGCGGCTTAACCGCCCAAGCTGCTGAACAAATGGGACTGTTAGTTGGGACGCCTGTTGCCGCAGGGATGATTGATGCTCATGCTGGTGGAATTGGTACAGTTGGGGTGAATGGTGATGCTACTGCAAATATGGCGTATGTTTTCGGTACGTCTTCCTGCACGATGACCACCACCCAAGAACCCGTGTTTATCCCTGGCGTTTGGGGTCCTTATTATTCTGCAATGGTACCGGGGATGTGGCTCAACGAAGGGGGACAAAGTGCTGCTGGTGCGGCAATTGACCAACTACTTTCGTTACACCCGATGGCCGCACAAGCCAAAGTCATGGCGAAAGAGCAAGGCAAATCATTACCCGTTATGCTGGCGGATAAAGTATTAGAAAAATCAGGCACACCATCTCAAGCAGTTGAATTAGCTAAAGGTATTCATATTGTTCCTGAATTTTTAGGCAATAGAGCCCCCTTCGCTGATCCCCACGCGAAAGCCATCATTGCAGGCTTAACCATGGATAACAGCTTTGATAACTTACTTGCCTTCTATACCGCTGGCGTTTGCAGTATTGGCTATGGATTACGACAAATCATTGATGCTCAAGCACAATCAGGCGCTGTTATCCAAAATATCGCTATCAGTGGTGGCGCCGGCCAGCACCCGCTTATTCGCCAACTTCTAGCCGACACCTGTGGTGTTCCTGTGATTTCAACTCAAGCGGATGAACCTGTATTATTGGGCTCTGCAATCTTAGGAGCTGTCGCGGGAGGAGTTTGTGAGAATGTGGCACAAGCGATGGCACAATTCGCGAATATTGATTTAACGTATCAACCTAATGAGCAGTTTAAATTACATCATCAAACTCGATTTACTTCTTTCCAGCATTTACAACAATGCGCTAGAGAACTAAAAGGTTAA